A region from the Corylus avellana chromosome ca7, CavTom2PMs-1.0 genome encodes:
- the LOC132188447 gene encoding BTB/POZ and TAZ domain-containing protein 4-like isoform X1, giving the protein MDSNCEGSHLVSEKITPVAPPLPAPATSSYHGSRVRGYCCVSTATKDLWERLFDEGYRADVFVNTVNGGIIYAHANILGMASPVMKGMLKNSKRRDRQRSISIRGVPHDAVRVFIRFLYSSCYEKEEMEEFVLHLLVLSHVFVVPQLKQECMRQLEQGLLTIENVIDIFQLALLCDAPRLSFMCHRMIMRNFKAVSATEGWQAMKQSHPVLERKILDSVTVEDDRQKERTRKSNERKIYLQLYEAMEALVHICRDGCQTIGPHDKDFKANQVPCKYAACKGLELLVRHFAGCKLRVPGGCVHCKRMWQLLELHSRLCANSDVCRVPLCRNFKEKIRRQSKKDEMKWRILAEKLLRTKTIAGEPFFSWALASST; this is encoded by the exons ATGGACAGCAACTGTGAGGGGTCTCACTTAGTTTCAGAGAAAATTACTCCAGTGGCACCTCCATTGCCTGCTCCAGCAACAAGCAGTTATCATGGATCACGGGTTAGAGGGTATTGCTGTGTCTCTACAGCAACAAAAGATTTGTGGGAGCGCCTCTTTGATGAAGGGTATAGAGCTGATGTTTTTGTTAATACTGTCAATGGTGGCATCATCTATGCACATGCCAATATTCTT GGCATGGCTTCTCCTGTGATGAAAGGCATGTTAAAGAATTCAAAAAGGCGTGATCGGCAGCGATCGATTTCAATTCGAGGTGTTCCACATGATGCAGTTCGAGTTTTCATTCGATTCTTGTACTCTTCCTG TtatgagaaagaagaaatggagGAATTTGTGTTGCATTTGTTGGTGCTGTCACATGTATTTGTGGTTCCACAGCTGAAGCAAGAGTGCATGCGACAACTAGAGCAGGGTTTGCTTACCATAGAGAATGTAATTGACATCTTTCAACTTGCATTATTGTGTGATGCCCCTCGGCTTAGCTTCATGTGTCACCGTATGATTATGAGGAACTTCAAAGCTGTTTCTGCTACTGAAGGATGGCAAGCTATGAAGCAAAGCCATCCAGTGCTAGAAAggaaaattttggattctgTAACTGTTGAAGATGAT AGGCAAAAGGAGAGGACCAGAAAATCAAATGAGAGAAAGATTTATCTGCAATTATATGAGGCAATGGAGGCTCTTGTTCATATATGCAGAGATGGTTGTCAGACAATTGGCCCCCATGATAAGGACTTCAAAGCAAACCAGGTCCCTTGTAAGTATGCAGCCTGTAAGGGACTGGAATTGCTTGTCCGCCATTTTGCGGGTTGTAAATTGAGAGTCCCCGGTGGCTGCGTTCATTGCAAGAGAATGTGGCAGCTTTTGGAGTTACACTCCCGGCTTTGTGCCAATTCTGATGTCTGTAGAGTTCCCTTGTGCAG GAactttaaggaaaaaattagAAGACAGAGCAAGAAGGATGAGATGAAGTGGAGAATACTGGCGGAAAAATTATTGAGAACAAAGACCATTGCAGGAGAACCATTCTTTTCATGGGCACTTGCCAGCTCTACATGA
- the LOC132186514 gene encoding cyclin-D5-1-like, translating into MDERTRTPGTSFTSSSFSSDEDEVDSSVDETTGTGDHHFDTSFNPDLYMGNQGIETFLNNNEDKHIQILVQRESRAGFGISKSFVKTPSWLESARLEAIVWIFEARESFGFLYDTAYISVTYFDRFLSMLPIIDDGEIWAIRSLATACLSLAAKIEENKKRPGLSKLSGYSFVWEAIWRNELIVLEAFEWKMAPITPFHYLNYFINIFCGEAKPEGLVYRVVQLIMAATKEINLMDHRPSVIAASAVLRAFDDQLTKEQFELKMNDVISLWGSIEKEHIFSSYYMMENVEMGKVKTIRPTADFLNLSSTHSSLIGVVQSSSHTVAVRIKRKLGFANFGSQDQKRSRES; encoded by the exons ATGGATGAAAGAACAAGAACGCCGGGTACTTCGTTTACTTCCTCTAGCTTCTCAAGTGATGAAGATGAAGTTGACTCGAGTGTGGATGAAACAACAGGAACGGGTGATCATCACTTCGACACTTCGTTTAATCCAGACCTCTACATGGGCAATCAAGGCATCGAAACTTTCTTGAATAATAATGAAGATAAGCATATTCAAATCTTGGTTCAGAGAGAGAGTAGAGCTGGTTTTGGAATATCCAAAAGTTTTGTCAAAACTCCAAGTTGGTTGGAGAGTGCTCGCTTGGAAGCCATTGTATGGATTTTCGAG GCTCGGGAATCCTTTGGTTTCCTATACGATACAGCCTATATAAGCGTGACTTACTTCGATCGCTTCCTTTCAATGCTGCCCATAATTGAT gatggGGAGATTTGGGCTATTCGATCACTAGCTACGGCATGTTTGTCTTTGGCAGCAAAGATCGAGGAGAATAAGAAAAGGCCGGGGCTATCAAAACTGTCAGGTTACAGTTTTGTGTGGGAGGCGATTTGGAGAAATGAGCTAATTGTTCTTGAAGCATTCGAATGGAAAATGGCTCCAATAACTCCTTTTCATTATCTGAATTATTTCATCAATATATTCTGTGGTGAAGCTAAACCAGAAGGATTGGTCTATAGAGTTGTGCAACTTATTATGGCTGCCACCAAAG AGATCAATTTAATGGATCATCGGCCATCTGTTATAGCAGCCTCTGCAGTATTAAGAGCATTTGATGATCAATTAACTAAAGAACAATTCGAGCTCAAGATGAATGATGTGATTTCATTGTGGGGGTCCATAGAAAAA GAACATATATTCTCCTCTTATTATATGATGGAGAATGTAGAGATGGGGAAAGTTAAGACAATCAGGCCGACAGCAGATTTCTTAAACTTATCATCAACGCATTCAAGCTTAATAGGTGTCGTTCAGAGTTCTTCTCATACAGTTGCTGTTCGCATTAAGAGGAAACTTGGTTTTGCTAATTTCGGCAGCCAAGATCAGAAGAGAAGCCGCGAGTCATAG
- the LOC132186133 gene encoding uncharacterized protein LOC132186133 encodes MGKQTTMVDFFKRKNAQISKANVGDALLPTPRVDIPTFENPPTKSRKVDVNEIDISSLEHDPGSRPQILDYDVNRRDEIRRAYIKAGPYQPTLSKYPRSGSASHLRRFRPSWFKLFPSWLEYSRDKDAAFCLPCFLFYKPSGNPTHNAFTVYGFKNWKKVNGKDCAFLTHIGKNPNSRHRIAERSYNDLRNQSQSFQKEFGNANN; translated from the coding sequence ATGGGAAAGCAAACTACAATGGTCgacttttttaaaagaaaaaatgcacaaatttCAAAAGCCAATGTTGGTGATGCATTATTGCCAACCCCTAGAGTTGATATTCCAACTTTTGAAAATCCTCCAACAAAATCTCGAAAAGTAGACGTCAATGAAATTGATATTAGTTCATTGGAGCATGATCCTGGATCGCGTCCCCAAATATTGGATTATGATGTTAATCGACGGGATGAAATTCGACGAGCTTACATTAAAGCTGGTCCGTATCAGCCTACTCTCTCAAAGTACCCAAGATCTGGATCAGCATCCCATCTTCGCCGCTTTCGACCTTCATGGTTCAAGCTATTTCCGTCATGGCTTGAATATTCGCGTGATAAAGATGCAGCCTTTTGTTTGCCatgctttctcttttataaGCCATCAGGAAATCCTACGCACAATGCATTCACCGTTTATGGATTCAAgaattggaagaaagtgaatGGAAAAGATTGTGCTTTTCTCACTCATATAGGGAAAAATCCAAATTCTCGTCACAGAATTGCCGAGAGGTCGTATAATGATTTGAGGAACCAATCTCAATCCTTTCAAAAGGAGTTTGGCAATGCAAACAACTAG
- the LOC132188447 gene encoding BTB/POZ and TAZ domain-containing protein 4-like isoform X2 has translation MDSNCEGSHLVSEKITPVAPPLPAPATSSYHGSRVRGYCCVSTATKDLWERLFDEGYRADVFVNTVNGGIIYAHANILGMASPVMKGMLKNSKRRDRQRSISIRGVPHDAVRVFIRFLYSSCYEKEEMEEFVLHLLVLSHVFVVPQLKQECMRQLEQGLLTIENRQKERTRKSNERKIYLQLYEAMEALVHICRDGCQTIGPHDKDFKANQVPCKYAACKGLELLVRHFAGCKLRVPGGCVHCKRMWQLLELHSRLCANSDVCRVPLCRNFKEKIRRQSKKDEMKWRILAEKLLRTKTIAGEPFFSWALASST, from the exons ATGGACAGCAACTGTGAGGGGTCTCACTTAGTTTCAGAGAAAATTACTCCAGTGGCACCTCCATTGCCTGCTCCAGCAACAAGCAGTTATCATGGATCACGGGTTAGAGGGTATTGCTGTGTCTCTACAGCAACAAAAGATTTGTGGGAGCGCCTCTTTGATGAAGGGTATAGAGCTGATGTTTTTGTTAATACTGTCAATGGTGGCATCATCTATGCACATGCCAATATTCTT GGCATGGCTTCTCCTGTGATGAAAGGCATGTTAAAGAATTCAAAAAGGCGTGATCGGCAGCGATCGATTTCAATTCGAGGTGTTCCACATGATGCAGTTCGAGTTTTCATTCGATTCTTGTACTCTTCCTG TtatgagaaagaagaaatggagGAATTTGTGTTGCATTTGTTGGTGCTGTCACATGTATTTGTGGTTCCACAGCTGAAGCAAGAGTGCATGCGACAACTAGAGCAGGGTTTGCTTACCATAGAGAAT AGGCAAAAGGAGAGGACCAGAAAATCAAATGAGAGAAAGATTTATCTGCAATTATATGAGGCAATGGAGGCTCTTGTTCATATATGCAGAGATGGTTGTCAGACAATTGGCCCCCATGATAAGGACTTCAAAGCAAACCAGGTCCCTTGTAAGTATGCAGCCTGTAAGGGACTGGAATTGCTTGTCCGCCATTTTGCGGGTTGTAAATTGAGAGTCCCCGGTGGCTGCGTTCATTGCAAGAGAATGTGGCAGCTTTTGGAGTTACACTCCCGGCTTTGTGCCAATTCTGATGTCTGTAGAGTTCCCTTGTGCAG GAactttaaggaaaaaattagAAGACAGAGCAAGAAGGATGAGATGAAGTGGAGAATACTGGCGGAAAAATTATTGAGAACAAAGACCATTGCAGGAGAACCATTCTTTTCATGGGCACTTGCCAGCTCTACATGA
- the LOC132187331 gene encoding uncharacterized protein LOC132187331 translates to MEKRLRSSLKSSAEDFLSSATKLSLKSSKPTLKTLIHSINPNSDFSSSLPLSLHRSISRSIQSVQSLADPSNSNPNPSESPRSPPTKRLRRSSRHSKTPVGLDSDNYETDLRNEKRKLLQGLEILAYIGNLCVSHPKTAFSPSDLLPGARALHDSMILFEDSSEDSVLSSEIASLCEEWWKGGLPGREALISQSLPFLLSRSLTLKKKVDVRRVYALREAFTLFDFEDESIEDLKLLLIRCVISPVYLKTDEGRRFVAFAFGLSNQLVKEMLAMIQSQIPFGRKSMLDVFGDILFRAWKAVEADSKEEIENGFLQGLIEGAIHASSGAFAASIRRVLGGFVSQRTTEGVEKLLFRLAEPVIFRSLQVANSNVRENALHLLLDIFPLEDPDSTKEVKDTLLDKQFFLLERLLTDDCPDIRVVAVEGSCRILHLFWEIIPSASITKIITKIFDDMSRDICYEVRLSTLKGIIYLLGNPQSHEILKVLLPRLGHLMLDNVFSIRVAVIDLLLLLRDIRNFQFNKVVGLDVLLSTLANDQPLVAQKITKLLIPSYFPSKVAVEEACNRCITLIYRSPMAGARFCEFAVEEGASLKSLMELIRVLISFVLSPDKLNAYLIEGLLVASAYLCNSLASEPCYRNALKELLAGEKVKFLFAAASTARAQSSVLEIVSTISPDDVAELFEECMALVTNCSGISDTVERQAEVRSAHKLFLSCEGFDDMFEALTVRLQKAAYRCHTKFGTERPKNSVFSGKRKKSKSSSKISAKWKHVNGKRPSSFEEDYSISVGISWQITDLIMSENSRKAILESQTLEPSFLALKIISEVSIVQCMHCEYMDVHPILAYTCLALHMTLQNVSINSTKDCGTKEKNRSNSSRSLLEPTVLEQTVHHMLNCTEKLLEADDLSSNSPSEFEQANHKTASRRGQQFREPQADASSPSTSGSFCAEQRGVSIKMKMLTAILKFIVDAFMVGFLSHYYGQSLKFTSGYVQYIISFLGQQSHDQFQFKEDDLKDIFLCLKSSFTYAAKLLNLVHRDVSEASPLPLEAFDLANNLLDLITSIELYLGSAYAARLVTIAKPWLPDLILALGSGHILKPAQGEGKHFHSLDRIKLRFPSWLLILAKTELSEISEVSLEEDDDRVSESKEFPMFKKLLGMTVTLLKGNPNILDAVGVIFLTGSVVGLERKDFGLVLGLVHFVCLKLFRQDDREWGNMLLASLQDFYPQIEREIEEENEEDERQKLHSAKELLEPVWMYHIYETGKVSMMEE, encoded by the exons ATGGAGAAGCGACTCCGTTCCTCTCTCAAATCCTCAGCCGAAGACTTCCTCTCCTCAGCCACCAAACTAAGCCTCAAATCCTCAAAACCcactctcaaaaccctaatccacAGCATCAACCCCAACTCAGacttctcttcctctctccctctctctctccaccgCTCCATTTCTCGGTCCATCCAATCCGTCCAGAGCCTTGCTGACCCCTCAAACTCTAACCCTAACCCTTCGGAGTCCCCTCGCTCCCCTCCCACCAAGCGCCTTCGACGATCGTCCCGCCATTCCAAGACCCCCGTCGGGCTCGATTCGGACAATTATGAGACCGATCTCCGAAACGAGAAGAGGAAGCTTCTCCAAGGCCTTGAAATTCTTGCTTATATCGGGAATTTATGCGTCTCGCACCCAAAAACGGCGTTCTCGCCGTCCGATTTGTTGCCGGGCGCTCGCGCATTGCACGATAGCATGATTCTCTTCGAGGACTCGTCGGAGGACTCGGTGCTGTCATCCGAGATAGCGAGTTTGTGCGAGGAGTGGTGGAAGGGGGGTTTACCGGGGCGAGAGGCTCTGATTTCTCAGTCTCTGCCCTTCTTGCTGTCCAGGTCACTGACTTTGAAGAAGAAGGTCGATGTGCGTAGAGTGTATGCACTGCGCGAGGCGTTTACGCTGTTTGATTTCGAGGACGAGAGCATCGAGGACTTGAAACTCCTGTTGATCCGGTGCGTGATCTCGCCAGTGTATTTGAAAACTGATGAGGGGAGGCGATTCGTGGCGTTTGCGTTTGGGCTGAGCAATCAGCTTGTGAAGGAAATGTTGGCGATGATTCAGTCTCAAATACCGTTCGGGCGGAAATCGATGTTGGACGTGTTCGGGGATATATTGTTTCGGGCATGGAAGGCTGTGGAAGCGGATTCTAAGGAGGAGATTGAGAATGGGTTTTTGCAGGGTTTAATTGAAGGAGCTATACATGCAAGTTCAGGAGCGTTTGCTGCCTCTATTAGGAGGGTTTTGGGAGGGTTTGTAAGCCAGCGCACAACGGAGGGGGTCGAGAAGCTTCTTTTTCGGCTTGCTGAGCCTGTCATATTTCGGTCTCTACAG GTTGCAAATTCTAATGTTCGCGAAAATGCATTGCATTTACTTTTAGACATATTCCCTCTTGAAGATCCTGATTCCACAAAAGAGGTGAAAGATACGTTACTTGATAAACAGTTCTTTTTGTTGGAGAGATTACTCACAGATGATTGTCCAGATATAAGAGTAGTTGCGGTTGAAGGTTCTTGTCGCATCCTTCATCTGTTTTGGGAAATTATCCCTTCAGCATCCATTACAAAGATAATTACGAAAATTTTTGATGACATGTCACGTGATATATGCTATGAGGTTAGGCTCTCCACATTGAAGGGTATCATTTATTTGCTTGGCAATCCCCAATCTCATGAAATTCTTAAAGTGCTTCTACCAAGATTGGGGCATCTGATGCTGGATAATGTCTTCTCCATACGAGTTGCTGTAATTGATCTCCTCCTTCTTTTAAGAGATATTAGGAATTTTCAGTTTAATAAG GTGGTGGGGTTGGATGTCTTATTATCTACGCTTGCAAATGATCAACCTCTTGTTgctcaaaaaataacaaaactactTATACCATCATACTTTCCCTCAAAAGTAGCTGTTGAAGAGGCATGCAATCGCTGCATTACACTGATATATAGGTCTCCTATGGCTGGAGCAAGGTTTTGTGAATTTGCCGTAGAAGAAGGGGCATCTCTTAAGTCTCTCATGGAACTCATCAGAGTACTCATCAGCTTTGTCTTGTCACCAGATAAACTAAATGCATATCTGATTGAGGGTTTGCTTGTTGCTAGTGCATACCTCTGCAACAGCCTAGCAAGTGAGCCATGTTACAGAAATGCCCTCAAGGAGTTACTTGCTGGTGAAAAAGTGAAGTTCTTGTTTGCTGCAGCATCTACTGCACGTGCTCAATCTTCTGTACTCGAAATTGTTTCCACCATTTCTCCAGATGATGTAGCTGAGCTTTTTGAAGAATGCATGGCCCTAGTCACTAATTGTAGTGGTATATCTGATACTGTGGAAAGGCAAGCTGAAGTGAGGTCTGCCCACAAGTTGTTCCTGTCTTGTGAGGGATTTGATGACATGTTTGAAGCTCTAACAGTGCGTTTGCAGAAAGCTGCCTATCGTTGCCATACAAAGTTTGGAACTGAAAGACCAAAGAACAGTGTTTTCTctggaaaaaggaagaaatctaaGTCCTCCAGCAAAATTTCAGCTAAGTGGAAACATGTCAATGGAAAAAGACCTTCCAGTTTTGAGGAGGATTATTCCATTTCTGTAGGAATATCCTGGCAAATCACGGACTTGATAATGTCTGAGAACTCTCGTAAGGCTATATTGGAGTCTCAAACTTTAGAACCGTCATTTCTTGCTTTAAAGATCATCTCCGAAGTCAGCATTGTGCAGTGCATGCATTGTGAATACATGGACGTACATCCCATTCTGGCATATACATGTCTTGCTCTGCATATGACTCTTCAAAATGTTAGCATAAATAGTACAAAAGATTGTGGTactaaggagaagaataggtcTAATTCCTCAAGATCACTTCTGGAG ccGACAGTGTTGGAACAGACAGTGCATCACATGCTTAACTGTACAGAGAAGCTACTTGAAGCAGATGACTTGTCCAGCAACTCTCCCTCAGAATTTGAGCAGGCTAACCATAAGACAGCCAGTCGTCGTGGACAACAATTCAGAGAGCCTCAAGCAGACGCCTCTAGTCCAAGTACCAGTG GATCTTTTTGTGCTGAACAAAGAGGAGTATCAATTAAAATGAAGATGCTTACCGCAATTCTCAAGTTCATCGTTGATGCCTTTATGGTGGGTTTTCTTTCTCACTATTATGGGCAGTCCTTAAAGTTCACGTCAGGATATGTGCAATACATCATCTCCTTTCTTGGGCAACAATCTCATGACCAATTTCAGTTCAAGGAGGATGATTTGAAAGATATATTTCTGTGTCTGAAGAGCTCCTTCACCTATGCAGCCAAGTTACTTAATTTAGTTCACAGAGACGTTAGCGAAGCTTCACCACTTCCCCTAGAAGCTTTTGATCTTGCCAACAATTTGCTTGATCTAATCACCTCGATTGAATTATACTTGGGTTCTGCTTATGCTGCACGTCTTGTTACAATAGCGAAGCCTTGGCTCCCTGATTTGATTCTGGCGTTAGGATCTGGGCACATACTGAAACCGGCTCAAGGAGAAGGGAAGCATTTTCATTCACTTGATCGCATTAAACTTCGTTTTCCATCATGGCTCTTGATTTTAGCGAAGACCGAGCTTAGTGAAATAAGTGAAGTTAGCCTGGAAGAGGATGATGACAGAGTTTCTGAATCGAAGGAGTTTCCAATGTTCAAGAAGCTTCTAGGAATGACAGTTACCTTGTTGAAAGGAAATCCCAACATACTGGATGCAGTTGGGGTGATATTCCTAACTGGCTCAGTAGTTGGGCTGGAAAGGAAGGACTTTGGGTTGGTACTGGGACTTGTACACTTTGTATGCCTAAAGTTATTTAGACAAGATGATAGAGAATGGGGTAATATGTTGTTGGCTTCTCTTCAAGACTTCTACCCtcaaatagagagagaaatagaagaagaaaatgaggaaGATGAAAGGCAGAAATTGCATAGTGCAAAGGAGTTGCTTGAACCTGTTTGGATGTATCACATTTATGAAACAGGGAAGGTTTCTATGATGGAAGAATAG
- the LOC132186516 gene encoding cyclin-D5-1-like: MHERTRTPGTSFSSSSFSSDEDEDEVDSSVDETTGTGDHHFDTWFNPDLYMGNEGIETFLNNDEDKHIQILVQRESRAGFGISESFVKTPSWLESARLEAIVWIFEARESFGFLYHTAYISVTYFDRFLSILPIIDDGEIWAIRSLATACLSLATKIEENEKRPGLSKLSGYNFVWEAIWRNELIVLEAFEWKIAPITPFHYLNYFINKFCGEAKPEGLLSRVVQLIMAVTKEINLMDHRPSIIAASAVLRAFDDQLTTEQFELKMNDVISLWGSIENEHIFSSYYMMENVEMGKVKTIRPTADFFNLSSTHSSLIGVVQSSSHTVAVRIKRKLGFANFGSQDQKRSRESDSGI; the protein is encoded by the exons ATGCATGAAAGAACAAGAACGCCGGGTACTTCGTTTTCTTCCTCTAGCTTCTCaagtgatgaagatgaagatgaagttGACTCGAGTGTGGATGAAACAACAGGAACGGGTGATCATCACTTCGACACTTGGTTTAATCCGGACCTCTACATGGGCAATGAAGGCATCGAAACTTTCTTGAAtaatgatgaagataagcatatTCAAATCTTGGTTCAGAGAGAGAGTAGAGCTGGTTTTGGAATATCCGAAAGTTTTGTTAAAACTCCAAGTTGGTTGGAGAGTGCTCGCTTGGAAGCCATTGTATGGATTTTCGAG GCTCGGGAATCCTTTGGTTTCCTATACCATACAGCCTATATAAGCGTGACTTACTTCGATCGCTTCCTTTCAATTCTGCCCATAATTGAT GATGGGGAGATTTGGGCTATTCGATCACTAGCTACGGCATGTTTGTCTTTGGCAACAAAGATCGAGGAGAATGAGAAAAGGCCGGGGCTATCAAAACTGTCAGGTTACAATTTTGTGTGGGAGGCGATTTGGAGAAATGAGCTAATTGTTCTTGAAGCATTCGAATGGAAAATTGCTCCAATAACTCCTTTTCATTATCTGaattatttcatcaataaatTCTGTGGTGAAGCTAAACCAGAAGGATTGCTCTCTAGAGTTGTGCAACTTATTATGGCTGTCACCAAag AGATCAATTTAATGGATCATCGGCCATCTATTATAGCTGCCTCTGCAGTATTAAGAGCATTTGATGATCAATTAACTACAGAACAATTCGAGCTCAAGATGAATGATGTGATTTCATTGTGGGGGTCCATAGAAAAT GAACATATATTCTCCTCTTATTATATGATGGAGAATGTAGAGATGGGGAAAGTTAAGACAATCAGGCCGACAGCAGATTTCTTTAACTTATCATCAACGCATTCAAGCTTAATAGGTGTCGTTCAGAGTTCTTCTCATACAGTTGCTGTTCGCATCAAGAGGAAACTTGGTTTTGCTAATTTCGGAAGCCAAGATCAGAAGAGAAGCCGCGAGTCAGATAgcggaatttga
- the LOC132188315 gene encoding cyclin-D5-1-like translates to MGDSGTLFSPSALLCNEDEVFLSEEYLGEAKTCMDLEYLCFVSENEDEYIKHLVQRESAIGFGSKSCVSSLCDCSSTSQSWLKDARLDAIEWIFNTRAIFGFQFLTAYVCVTYFDRFLSKRYIDDEKVWTIRLLSVACLSLAAKMEECKAPALSEYRMEEINFENKMIKKMELLVMKTLDWKLGSITPFAFLYYFINKFCGESRPKALVSRAVELIVAITREINLMDHRPSAIAAAAVLVAIDDQFTKKELELKMSVISLWGSLENEHVFSCYNIMQNIEMGKVKTPKSVVSPNLSSMNSSSIDVIENSSSTIAAGTKRRLTFTNSDRTCPVKRSHRA, encoded by the exons ATGGGGGACTCTGGCACTTTGTTCTCTCCCTCTGCCCTCTTGTGCAATGAAGACGAAGTTTTCTTGAGTGAAGAGTACTTGGGTGAGGCAAAAACCTGCATGGACTTGGAGTACCTATGTTTTGTTTCAGAGAACGAAGATGAGTATATCAAGCACTTGGTTCAGAGAGAGAGTGCTATTGGGTTTGGATCCAAAAGCTGTGTGTCATCCTTGTGTGATTGCTCAAGCACAAGCCAAAGCTGGTTGAAGGATGCTCGCTTGGATGCCATTGAGTGGATTTTCAAT ACTCGGGCAATCTTTGGTTTCCAATTCCTTACAGCTTATGTATGCGTGACTTACTTTGATCGATTTCTTTCAAAGCGATACATTGAT GATGAGAAAGTTTGGACTATTCGATTGCTATCCGTGGCATGTTTGTCTTTGGCAGCAAAGATGGAGGAGTGTAAAGCGCCGGCCCTATCGGAATATCGGATGGAAGAAATCAATTTTGAGAACAAGATGATTAAGAAAATGGAGCTATTGGTTATGAAAACTTTGGACTGGAAATTGGGGTCAATAACTCCTTTTGCTTTTCTGTattatttcatcaataaatTCTGTGGTGAATCTAGACCAAAAGCATTGGTCTCTAGAGCTGTGGAACTTATTGTGGCCATCACAAGAG AGATCAATTTAATGGATCATCGTCCTTCTGCAATAGCTGCAGCAGCAGTCTTAGTAGCAATTGATGATCAATTCACCAAGAAAGAATTGGAGCTCAAGATGAGTGTTATCTCATTGTGGGGGTCTCTAGAAAAT GAACATGTATTTTCCTGTTATAATATAATGCAGAACATAGAGATGGGAAAAGTAAAGACACCCAAGTCAGTAGTTTCCCCGAATTTATCATCAATGAATTCAAGCTCAATCGATGTTATTGAGAATTCTTCTTCCACCATTGCTGCTGGCACAAAGAGAAGACTTACTTTCACAAACAGTGATCGAACTTGCCCAGTAAAGAGAAGCCACAGGGCATAG